In SAR324 cluster bacterium, the sequence TTAAAAGATATTGAAGAAGCAGTCGGTGTTCCATTGAGCATGAAGGCTTCCGATGTTCTGCATCATGAGCAGTATGAAATTTATGATTACTGAAGCCCAAAGACTTGCGGAGCAGAATCTTAAAAGTTTATCAGACAATGATTACCCAGGCCGCGGAGTTTTATTGGGCCGTTTTGACCAAGACCATTGGGGTGGGATTTACTGGATCATGGGGCGTAGTACAAACAGTCGTAACCGGTGTTTGCGGTATGAGAATGAAATTTTACGAACTGAGCCTTCTGATCCTGCATTGGTTGAAGACCCCTCACTCATTCTTTACAATGCAACAAGGCGATGGGATAAGACGTTGGTAGTGAGTAATGGTAGCCAAACAGATGTGATTGTTGAATCCTTGAAAACAGGAAAAAACCTAGCAGAAGGAATGGATAGCCAATATCATGAGCCCGATGAACCAAATTTTACCCCACGAATTTCTGGAGTACTGGATTTCCGCAAAGAAACCCCTCAAATATGGCTATCTTCACTGAAAAAGAGTCAAATAATAAACTTTGAATCAGACCATGCCATTTACCACTACCGTCAATTTGTTGAGGGATTGGGAGTCGGTTTAACTACATATCTTCATAATGGATCACCACTTCCCACATACGATCGTCCCCCAATGATCTTGCCAGTTGTTGGAAATCTTAAAGAAATTGTTGAACAATATTGGCAATGCCTCCAATCAGAGCATCTGATTTCACTTGCAGGTTTCCAAATTGACGCCTGTAGTCTGGAACAAGAGATGCACATCATCAATCGCTATGAGCCAAAGTCATACTGAGTCACAAATATTTTAATTCAGTGCTGACTTAGGCAGTCAAAAGAGCTAACTAAAACATTCAGTGGAACAATTGCTTTATGGCTGAGGAACGAAGACAGTACCTGCGAGTCATTTTCGAGGAGACCATTCAAGTAAGCACCGAAGAGTGGTCGGATCCAATTGCCACTGGTTTAGACCTCTCCTTGAACGGTGTTCGCTTCCATTGTGAGTATCCACTTTCTGAAGGTGAGCTAGTTAGTATAGAGTTCGAACCATCTTTCACCCTTGTAGGCACTGCGATTTGGTGCTGGCCCATTGAATGGTATTATCAGGCGGCAGTTCGCTTCAGTGATATCACTGTGACAGAGCAGGAGAAGCTCAGAAAGTACATTGAGACAACTACAAAACAAGATTACCCAGATTTTGTTGGAGAAGTGACAAAAGAAAAAGATGACACGGAATCTGCTTCCGAAGAAGAAAACGTAGAAGTTTCAACCTCAGAAGAAAACTCCAGCGCAGTTGTTTCTCAGTCAGAATCCCCATTCCCTGATGCAGAACTTCATTCACAAACCTATGCAGGGAGCCAGGTTGCACTAGTAACAGAGCGAGATAGTCCCCACAACGATATGATCATGCAATACCTCTCCGAAAGAACGGGCTTCAAAATGAGCCTGATGGAGAAGCAGGGGAATCTTTGGCCAATGTTACGGGAAAACGCCTTGGATTTGGTAGTATTGAACCAATCTACCTCGAATGAGGATGAAATTCTTGGAGTCATTCAGAGGCTAGGAGAAGAGCATGCGGACATACCTTTCATCGTTTTCGCAGGACCGATCAGTCTTGATGATCGCTTGCACTTACTCTCTTTGGGCGCAATCAATGTTATAACCCGTCCAACACATCTCTCAACAATCGCTCAAAGTATTTTGCAGGCTTTCTACGATAACCGATCAGTGGCTACCCCTGCTCTTGAAGAGGAGTTAATTGATGAAAGTTTGGATTTAGATAGCGATCTTGACTTAATGGAAGAGAAGTTCTGATTAACTTCCTGTAAGTACTCCGAAGAAAATAAACTGGGGGCTTCTGTAGTCTTTATCCCCAACGGGATAAGCAATCTCAAACTTCAGAGGAATCTGAATCAAGGAGGCTGCATCTACTCCCCAGCGAATCCCAACCCCAACGTTCCTTCGATCTTTCGCCTTACCTAAGTCTAGTTCATCACCCCAAGCTCGGCCTTGGTCAAAGAAAACAGTCCCCTGAAGACCGATGCTGGAAACATTCCCCCACCAGGGTGTTGTAACGAGTGGGAACTCATAATCTAATCGATTGAATAGGTAGTTGTCCTGCTGAAGCGTTCCAGTTTGCGGAAAACCACGTAGACTAGTCGGTCCACCAAGAGAAAATTTCTTTTGCGATGGAGAATCTCCTAGCGTATTCCCGAGCACCAACTCCCAGCGGATGTTACTTCGGAATCCGGTTTCAAAAATTTGAGTGAGGCGCTCCGTTAAAAGTGTATAAGAATACTTGGTATCCAGTTCTTGGGATGGTTGCTCTGCAAGCGCTCTCAAATTAATGAGGTAATCCCCTTTAGCTCGATTCCAACTATCAAACTGAAGAGTCATTACATTAGAATTGCCTGTATCCCCAGATGACGTAGCAGCAGTGGAGTAGAAATACTCTAAGGCGATGCCTCCCTTTGCTTCGAAAAATGGCTTATCAGGATATCTTGGGCCACTGAAGCCAAGAAAAACTCCGTTGGAGACAACACCACCATTTCTCTCAAGAAGCAATTGTCCAAAGTAGTTCCTTTTGATGAAGTTCTCCTCCTTTAAATCTAGTTGGTAAAGTACGTCTCCACTACGAGTACCATAGCCAGGAATTGCATAAATGCTTGTGTCCCCTTCTCGGTGACGTAGTCCGACACCGAAGGAATTCCCATCGATGGCATTATTTGTAAAACCTGGAACAAAAGTAATTAGGCGTTCTCGCTGTCGGTGCCAATCAAAGGCAAAACGAATTCGGAAAAAAGTGAAGGAGTGATTATTGACACGTGACGTCTCGAGTAAGAATTCATCAGGGTCTAGCGAAACTTCATCTGGTGGGGATTCTGTGCGAAACTCAACAATATAAAGGGAACGCTGACTAAAAATCTTTTGTATATGCTCTTTCTCATCGTCAGTACGTAATAATACTTCGAGTGGCATCACAGCATCACCAAGCTTTTGAACTTCAACTTGAATCAAGAATTCACCATTTGGGAACCCCTCAAATACTGTTTCTCCAACTGCATAATCCAAGCGTTCAACAGTTTCGAACCATTGTTTAAAGAACCAGTCTAGATCTTTTCCAGCCGCGATTTCCATCTGACTCCGCAAATCATTGTGAGTCACAACCTTTTGTTGGCCTTTCTTTACAAAATTTTGAAGTCCTTCCAAAAATGCTTTCTCTCCGACCTCGTACTCAAGCATGCTGATTACGGAGGCGGCTTTGTAATTGACTGCCCGTAAATGAGCTTGTGTCGCTGGATTCTCCCGAAAGGAAGTAGCAATCGGCTTTATCAACTCCAGATCGTTGTTCCGAGCCATTTCTTCAATGAAGTGTTCACGAAATCCTGGATTCATCCAGTTGATGAAGTCAAAAATGCCTCCATTCTTTCCAAACTTATCTTCATAAAAGCGAAGGCTCAAAAAGGTTGGTAGTCCGTGGCTTAACCACATCTGGGTATCTTCATCATTCCATAAAGCAGAGCCAAACCAGATGCGACCGAGTTTCATACTAAGAAGGCCCATAACGCGACGATCCAGGAGTTCGCTTCGCTCGTAATGGGGTTGGGGAACCATGATGACGTTATTCCATACAGTCACATCTTCACTCCTGCCAGGGACTTGAACGATCCGAAACTCATCCCATGGAGGCATCATTCCATAGCGTTGTTCAATAAATGCCACGAATTCTTCTGTCCAGCCATGAATTAATCCAACCCGTCTCTCATAATTGTTTTGATAGAATGACTCGACAAGTGGCGCATCTTCATGCTTCTGGAATTTGTTCCCAAAAATCAGCGGGAAGGAGGTGATTGGTAGGTTTGTCTTAGGTAATAAAACTGGTTCATTGGATGACACTGCAGCTGCCAGAGGGGTGCTGATCAGTTGACCAGATTCTTCTGAACTCCATTCAATTTCAAAAGTTCCAGGTGAGGGAAGATCTAAGCGTGTATCCCATCCGGATTCTGTGGGAATCAATAATTGTGGATACCAAAGGGCACTCATCAAGATACCATCCACAATTCCTTCTTGATATCGCTCAGGAAAATTTGTTTGAAACTCAATCTCAATTTCCTGAATTTCTTCATCAACTTGAACCCGCAGAAGTCCGTGTTCAACAGAGTATCCGATCTCTAGCGCTGGGTTTGCTTCGAGTTGATATTTGATAGGCTGGGTTCTATTCCATACACTTTTAATTTCAATGCTCCCTGCACTGAAACCACTTGGGAGCAAGGGATCATCATTTTCACTGAAGGATGTTTTCGCAAAAATTGGTGTTTCTCTTGGCCGGCGTAGTCCCCTAGCATCTTTTTGGGCAAAACGATTCATTGGCAGAGCTAGCAGTAACTCTTTGCCTTGGGTAGACTTGGGAATTTGGATTCGAAGATTTCCCTCAAGACGCTTTTGCTGAAGAGAAAAACGAACTTTTCCTATGTAATGCGGGAAATCTCCAGTTTGGTGGGATTGTGCACCCAGCCAAGTCGAGGTTGCCAGCAATAGAATACCGACCACCAGATATAATCTCAGCTGGTTCATGGATACGATCCGAGAATGATCAAAAAACTAGTTTGAATAAAGTATATGTGCCTTAAAGGGCCTTGGATGCAATGTCTGTACGATAGTGTAAATTCTCAAAATGGATGTTCTGTAAGCGCTCATATGCTCGGGATTGGGCTTGAGCAAGGGTATCTCCCAATGAGGAGACATTTAAGACTCGACCACCACTAGTAACAAGGTTTGTCCCGACAATTTTAGTTCCTGCATGGAATATCATGTCATCCACTCCGTAGTTCAAACCCGATATGGGGAAACCGGTCTTGTACTCACCTGGATAACCCCCAGAAGAAGCAATAACACAAACACAAGCATCTTGCTTCCAAGTCAGTTTGATTAGAGATAAATTGCCTTCGGCGGAAGCCTCCAAAATCTCAAGAAGATCATTCTGGAGTCTGGGCAGAATCACTTGAGCTTCTGGATCTCCAAAACGCACGTTGAACTCTACTACTTTGGGTCCTTGTTCAGTGATCATCAGCCCAGTGTAAAGGATTCCCTGAAAGTAAATGTCCTCCTGCTGGAGTCCCTTCACCATAGGCTCAATAATAGTTTTCACAATTTCTGGGAGCCATTTCTCCAGGTGTGGAACCGGAGAATAAGCCCCCATCCCTCCGGTGTTCGGCCCCCGATCTCCATCAAAAACTGGTTTGTGGTCTTGAGATGGAACCATTGTGAGGTAATCAGGTCCACTAACGAAACTTAAAAGGGTCATCTCTTCACCGTCAAGAAATTCCTCGATTAGGACGGTAGATCCTGCTTCACCAAATCTATTTTTTTCAAGCGATGCCCTCAGAGCAACCTCTGCCTCACCAATACTAGTTGCGACGGTGACTCCCTTCCCAGCAGCTAAGCCATCAGCCTTGATTACGATGGGGGCGCCATTTTCATCAGCATATCTAAGAGCTGGGCCCAACTCAGTAAAAGATGCTGATTTAGCGGTTGGGACTCCATGAAGCTGCATAATTTGTTTCGCAAATGTTTTGCTGCTTTCCAGTTGCGCTGCCTTTTGGTTGGGTCCATAAATCTTAAGTCCAACGGTCTGAAAACTATCGACGATCCCATTAGAGAGTGGATTTTCAGGACCCACAATGGTTAGAGAAATTTCTTCTTTCTTTGCCCAATAAATGAGGCTCAGATGATCATGCAGTGGGAGTGGGACACACTTTGCCAGTTGTGCAATGCCAGGATTTCCTGGGACACAGAACAATTCTTTAATTCTTGGGCTTTGGCTCAGTTTCCAGACAAGAACATGCTCACGTCCACCACTTCCAAGGACAGCGACCTTCATATCGTTTCTCCAACTTCATCAACAAAATGGACAATTTTATCCTTCAAGTAGAATCCTCCCTCGCTCCAACGACCTATGGTCTTGGGAAGAAGTCTGTGCTCTGCTACGTGAATTCTTTTGGCAAGAGTTTCTGGGGTGTCAGCGGAAAAGATAGGAACAGATTCTTGAGCGATGATGGGCCCAGTATCTACGCCTTCATCGACAAAGTGGACGGTACATCCGGTTAACTTGACTCGATGCTGAAGGGCATCATAGATTGATTGCTGACCAGGGAATGAGGGTAGTAGGGAAGGATGGATATTGATGATGCGGCCCTGCCAGTGTTCAAGTAAGGTTGGGCCAATCAAACGCATATATCCCGCTAGAACAATTCCATCAACCTCTTGTTTGCTTAGGACTAGGTGAAGTGATTTTTCATAATCGGTTTTGTTATCAAACTCACTTGGAGATTGAACCCAAGTTTTTAATCCCTTGGAACTAGCTTTTTGAATGACTGGTGCGTCTGGACGATCACATGCTAATATTGCCCAATCAACTAAAGGGAGGTTCCCAGCTTGTTTTTCTGAAAGGAGAACTTCTACATTGCTACCTGCACCAGATGCCATAAGGGCTAGCCGCATTACCAATTTCCTTCTAGTCTGATGGCTCGCTCACCCTTTTCGATCAAGCCTAAAGGAAATACGGTCTCTCCCATTTCATCACAAATATGTTCAACCACAGATGCATTACCTGCATCGATGACTGCAATCAGTCCGATTCCCATATTAAAAACTTCAAACATCTCTTCTGGTGGCAGAACTGCCAACTTAAACAACCATTTGAAGAGTTCTGATCTTGGCCATTGATTCAACTGAATACATGCAGAAATATCTTTTGGAAGAATCCGTGGTAGGTTCCCAATCAGTCCACCACCTGTTATGTGAGACCAGCCTTTGATCAATCCTTTTTCATTGAGCGAAGACACGAGACGAGCATAAATTCTTGTAGGGGTTAGAAGAATATCTCCTACGGATTTTTCAGAGTCTGGAAAGGATTGTTCAAGAGAAATCCCCTTTTTTATCAGTAGCTTCCTTACCAAAGAAAAACCATTGCTATGCAGGCCAGATGAGCCAAAACCTATCACCAAATCTCCAGGAGTAATCCTTTCACCTGTGATTAGTTTGTCTTTCTCAACAACCCCTACAACAAAGCCCGCAAGATCATATTCGTTTTGGGCATACATGCCCGGCATTTCTGCAGTTTCCCCCCCTAATAACGCACAGTTGGACTGCCGACAACCTTCTGCAATACCGCCGACAATTTTTTCAATTTTTTCTGGTTCGAGTTTTTCACAAGCAATGTAATCCAAAAAATAGAGTGGCTCAGCCCCAGAGACCAAGATGTCGTTGACGCACATTGCAACCAAGTCAATGCCGACGGTCTCGTGATGGTCCAGTTCAAAGGCAAGCTTAAGTTTTGTACCAACACCATCTGTCCCTGATACAAGGATTGGTTCTCTATATTTTTGGATATTTAGCGCAAAGAGCCCACCGAATCCCCCCAAGCCTCCAATAACTTCCGTTCGATTAGTAGAGCGAGCATGAACTTTTATTCGCTCTACGGCCTCATCTCCTGCACGAATATTCACTCCAGCCTTTTGGTATGCTTGGCTCAATGTAGTTCACCAGTACCATAGGTTGGAGTCGGATAGTTACCATTGAAGCACGCTAAGCAGTGTCCTCGGTTTGGAGAAGAATCCTCTCTTCCGATGGCTTCGATCATTCCCTGTTCTGAGATAAAGGCTAAGGAGTCAGCATCAATTTCTTTGGATATTTCTTCGACTGAATACTGCGCAGCAATCAATTCAGAACTAGTAGGTGTGTCGATTCCATAAACACAAGAATGACGAATTGGAGGGGCACTAATTCGCATATGAATTTCTTTTGCACCAGCTTCTCTAAGTAATCGAACAATACGACCACAGGTGTTTCCCCGCACAATCGAATCGTCAACTAGGACAACCCGTTTGCCTTCAATCACTTGCCGAACGACGCTAAGTTTCATTTTCACTCCTTGCCGCCGCATTATCTGATTCGGTTGAATAAATGTACGGCCAACGTAGCGATTTTTGATCATACCCACCTCGTATGATAAGCCCGAAGCTTCTGCATACCCAATTGCTGTAGAGAGACCACTGTCGGGAACACCAATGACAATATCGGCTTCTACGGGAGATTCTTGGAAGAGTTTTGCTCCGAGTTGCTTTCGGGCAAGATGGACACTCACTCCCCCAAGGTCACTGTCGGGTCTGGCGAAATAGATGTATTCAAATGAGCAGAGGGTTCTGGGTAATTCTGGAGCAAAACGGGTGGAATGGGGACCTTGCACATCAATGACGAGCATTTCACCAGGGTGTAAGTCACGCACAAATTCAGCGTCGATGACATTCAAAGCACAACTTTCGGAGGCAACGACCCAACAATTCTGACCTATTTGTCCCAAACAGAGTGGACGAAAACCACGAGGATCTTGGGCCACAATCAGTTTGTCAGGTGTCAGTAGAACCAACGCATAGGCCCCTTCAATTGCTACCAAAGCGGTTTGAAGAGCCTTTTCAACACTAAGCCCTGATTGTGCCATCAGGTGAGAAATTACCTCGGTATCACTGTCGGTTTGGAAAATAGAGCCTCTTCGTTCCAGATCACCACGCAACTTTTGAGCGTTTACCAGGTTCCCATTATGTGCAATGGCGACTTGACCACCGGTGTAGCGAAAGCGTAGGGGCTGGGCGTTGGTGATAACACTGGCACCAGCGGTAGTGTAGCGGACATGGCCAATTGCATGACAGCCGGGAAGTGTTTCCAGAGTTTGTTTATTCAGTGCTTCTGTAACTAGGCCCATCCCGCGACGAAGGTTTAGAACCCCTTCATCACTCACACAAATCCCAGCGCTCTCCTGGCCTCTGTGTTGAAGGGCATGCATCCCATAGTAGGCTAATTCTGTGGCATCAGGATGATTGAAAATGCCAAATACTCCGCATTCTTCGTTCAGGCCATCTTCGTCAAACCAAAATGACATGGATCCTTTGGTTGAATTTTTTGGGATTTAATCAAGTTTTGGTGAAGTAGTCTCGGAAGCCATTGCGCCAGCATGCTTTCAACGATTGAATTTGATCTTCAATCAAAAGCTCATCATTGAAAGAAATACTAAACTGATCAGAAACAACCTCACCAATCATCATAGAAGGGATCATGTGCTCGGCCATTATGGATTGGAGTGATGCTGAAAACTGACTTGCGATACTAATGAGGATCCGGGATTGACTCTCACTGAAAAGAAATTCATCTGCCCGGAGAGCTGATTCAAAACTTACACTAGCTGTAAAAGATTCAGAAGAAGCTTTCACAAGTGCAACGGCC encodes:
- a CDS encoding IMP cyclohydrolase, which codes for MITEAQRLAEQNLKSLSDNDYPGRGVLLGRFDQDHWGGIYWIMGRSTNSRNRCLRYENEILRTEPSDPALVEDPSLILYNATRRWDKTLVVSNGSQTDVIVESLKTGKNLAEGMDSQYHEPDEPNFTPRISGVLDFRKETPQIWLSSLKKSQIINFESDHAIYHYRQFVEGLGVGLTTYLHNGSPLPTYDRPPMILPVVGNLKEIVEQYWQCLQSEHLISLAGFQIDACSLEQEMHIINRYEPKSY
- a CDS encoding PilZ domain-containing protein, with the protein product MAEERRQYLRVIFEETIQVSTEEWSDPIATGLDLSLNGVRFHCEYPLSEGELVSIEFEPSFTLVGTAIWCWPIEWYYQAAVRFSDITVTEQEKLRKYIETTTKQDYPDFVGEVTKEKDDTESASEEENVEVSTSEENSSAVVSQSESPFPDAELHSQTYAGSQVALVTERDSPHNDMIMQYLSERTGFKMSLMEKQGNLWPMLRENALDLVVLNQSTSNEDEILGVIQRLGEEHADIPFIVFAGPISLDDRLHLLSLGAINVITRPTHLSTIAQSILQAFYDNRSVATPALEEELIDESLDLDSDLDLMEEKF
- a CDS encoding M1 family aminopeptidase — encoded protein: MNQLRLYLVVGILLLATSTWLGAQSHQTGDFPHYIGKVRFSLQQKRLEGNLRIQIPKSTQGKELLLALPMNRFAQKDARGLRRPRETPIFAKTSFSENDDPLLPSGFSAGSIEIKSVWNRTQPIKYQLEANPALEIGYSVEHGLLRVQVDEEIQEIEIEFQTNFPERYQEGIVDGILMSALWYPQLLIPTESGWDTRLDLPSPGTFEIEWSSEESGQLISTPLAAAVSSNEPVLLPKTNLPITSFPLIFGNKFQKHEDAPLVESFYQNNYERRVGLIHGWTEEFVAFIEQRYGMMPPWDEFRIVQVPGRSEDVTVWNNVIMVPQPHYERSELLDRRVMGLLSMKLGRIWFGSALWNDEDTQMWLSHGLPTFLSLRFYEDKFGKNGGIFDFINWMNPGFREHFIEEMARNNDLELIKPIATSFRENPATQAHLRAVNYKAASVISMLEYEVGEKAFLEGLQNFVKKGQQKVVTHNDLRSQMEIAAGKDLDWFFKQWFETVERLDYAVGETVFEGFPNGEFLIQVEVQKLGDAVMPLEVLLRTDDEKEHIQKIFSQRSLYIVEFRTESPPDEVSLDPDEFLLETSRVNNHSFTFFRIRFAFDWHRQRERLITFVPGFTNNAIDGNSFGVGLRHREGDTSIYAIPGYGTRSGDVLYQLDLKEENFIKRNYFGQLLLERNGGVVSNGVFLGFSGPRYPDKPFFEAKGGIALEYFYSTAATSSGDTGNSNVMTLQFDSWNRAKGDYLINLRALAEQPSQELDTKYSYTLLTERLTQIFETGFRSNIRWELVLGNTLGDSPSQKKFSLGGPTSLRGFPQTGTLQQDNYLFNRLDYEFPLVTTPWWGNVSSIGLQGTVFFDQGRAWGDELDLGKAKDRRNVGVGIRWGVDAASLIQIPLKFEIAYPVGDKDYRSPQFIFFGVLTGS
- the purD gene encoding phosphoribosylamine--glycine ligase: MKVAVLGSGGREHVLVWKLSQSPRIKELFCVPGNPGIAQLAKCVPLPLHDHLSLIYWAKKEEISLTIVGPENPLSNGIVDSFQTVGLKIYGPNQKAAQLESSKTFAKQIMQLHGVPTAKSASFTELGPALRYADENGAPIVIKADGLAAGKGVTVATSIGEAEVALRASLEKNRFGEAGSTVLIEEFLDGEEMTLLSFVSGPDYLTMVPSQDHKPVFDGDRGPNTGGMGAYSPVPHLEKWLPEIVKTIIEPMVKGLQQEDIYFQGILYTGLMITEQGPKVVEFNVRFGDPEAQVILPRLQNDLLEILEASAEGNLSLIKLTWKQDACVCVIASSGGYPGEYKTGFPISGLNYGVDDMIFHAGTKIVGTNLVTSGGRVLNVSSLGDTLAQAQSRAYERLQNIHFENLHYRTDIASKAL
- the purN gene encoding phosphoribosylglycinamide formyltransferase; this translates as MRLALMASGAGSNVEVLLSEKQAGNLPLVDWAILACDRPDAPVIQKASSKGLKTWVQSPSEFDNKTDYEKSLHLVLSKQEVDGIVLAGYMRLIGPTLLEHWQGRIINIHPSLLPSFPGQQSIYDALQHRVKLTGCTVHFVDEGVDTGPIIAQESVPIFSADTPETLAKRIHVAEHRLLPKTIGRWSEGGFYLKDKIVHFVDEVGETI
- the purM gene encoding phosphoribosylformylglycinamidine cyclo-ligase, whose amino-acid sequence is MSQAYQKAGVNIRAGDEAVERIKVHARSTNRTEVIGGLGGFGGLFALNIQKYREPILVSGTDGVGTKLKLAFELDHHETVGIDLVAMCVNDILVSGAEPLYFLDYIACEKLEPEKIEKIVGGIAEGCRQSNCALLGGETAEMPGMYAQNEYDLAGFVVGVVEKDKLITGERITPGDLVIGFGSSGLHSNGFSLVRKLLIKKGISLEQSFPDSEKSVGDILLTPTRIYARLVSSLNEKGLIKGWSHITGGGLIGNLPRILPKDISACIQLNQWPRSELFKWLFKLAVLPPEEMFEVFNMGIGLIAVIDAGNASVVEHICDEMGETVFPLGLIEKGERAIRLEGNW
- the purF gene encoding amidophosphoribosyltransferase, whose translation is MSFWFDEDGLNEECGVFGIFNHPDATELAYYGMHALQHRGQESAGICVSDEGVLNLRRGMGLVTEALNKQTLETLPGCHAIGHVRYTTAGASVITNAQPLRFRYTGGQVAIAHNGNLVNAQKLRGDLERRGSIFQTDSDTEVISHLMAQSGLSVEKALQTALVAIEGAYALVLLTPDKLIVAQDPRGFRPLCLGQIGQNCWVVASESCALNVIDAEFVRDLHPGEMLVIDVQGPHSTRFAPELPRTLCSFEYIYFARPDSDLGGVSVHLARKQLGAKLFQESPVEADIVIGVPDSGLSTAIGYAEASGLSYEVGMIKNRYVGRTFIQPNQIMRRQGVKMKLSVVRQVIEGKRVVLVDDSIVRGNTCGRIVRLLREAGAKEIHMRISAPPIRHSCVYGIDTPTSSELIAAQYSVEEISKEIDADSLAFISEQGMIEAIGREDSSPNRGHCLACFNGNYPTPTYGTGELH